The Pseudomonas sp. SCA2728.1_7 DNA segment ATATCCCGGTGCCTGCGAGCGGTAACTGGCGGCAGCAAGTGACGCAGCTCGTGGGCACCTACATCATCTGCGCCCGGCAGTTATTTACTGATGACAACAAGACACATGAGTCCGCCTTCACCGAGTATTTGACCTATGACGTGGTCCCGGCAGCGCCTTTTGTCGAGACCCCGGTCGAAGACGAACGGGTCGGCCGGCAGTTGGTAGTGTCAGGTTTCGGTGTGCCGGGCGACACCGCTACGGTGACGTTGGGGGCCGCCACGCAAAGCACTGTCGTGCTGGAGGACCGTACCTGGTCGATGGCTGTTGAGGTTCAGGCTGACGGCGAGAGGGTTCTGGAGGTCAAGGCCATGCTTGATGGCTTCGAGTCGGACACCACCTCACGCAAAGTCGTGGCGGGCCTGTACCTGCCCATCTTCAAGGAACCGGCAGCCGGGCGTCGGGTGCATGATCCGGTGGCCTTTGCCGGTGTGGGCGATGAGGGCAGCGGGCGAGTCGTGAGCTGGTTCGACCCGGAGCAGAAATGGACGCCGCTGCTGCCCGTCGCTGCAAACCAATGGCGCGGTGAGTCCGATGTGTCGTTACCCCCCGGCGGCACGTGGTGCCGGTTCCGGCAGACGCTCACATCGCAGGCAGGGGTTTCCGATTGGGCCGAGAGCCCACGCTTCGAGGTCGAGCCGGTGCCCCGCGACGCTGACTCACGAAAAGCCGACGAGCGGTCATAGAACCTGTCAGTTATGACAGTAGACGCTTAAGGCTATCCAGCATCAAATCGATCAGAACGAAGGGGCCGCCTGACGAATACGTCGGGCGGTTCAGGCCAGCTCTCGACCCAAGGAATCTGATCATGGCTGATCCGCGCCGTCCCGGCCTGCAACTGTACGATCAGTTGTTTACTGAAGAGCCAAACGCGCAGGACGCGAGTGTGCAACCGCTCAAAACCTACCTGGAGAATGGCGGCTCGATTTTCCCGCTGGTGGAAAGAGGCGTGGAATACCTGATCAACGAGTATCAGATGAACAGGACGGACGCCCAACGGTTTTTACGTCGTGCCAACAGCATGGCCACTTACCTGAGCCGTCAGTTCATCGAGCAACAACTGAGCGGTGGCAATGGCGATGGCGTTGCCAAGCCGGCGAGCGGGTTGTTATCGCTGGTGACCGGTCCCCGATACGAGCTGCTTTTCCATACCGAGTTCGAAAAACTGGCTCTGCCGGATTCTTTGGAGTCCTTCCTGTCCCCAGTAGCCTATCTGATCTTTTTGTTGCTCTGGATCCGCGACCGGATCGAATCGGTAAAACTTGATCCTCCAGGCTACCCGCTCAATGAGCGTCGTGCTGATCTGATGGATCTGTCTGTGGATTTCAGTGCAGTGTTCCGGTCGGTGTCTTCGGTGGACATCATCATCTCGGTTCTGGAGTGTTTCATTACTGAGCATCCGATAGAAAACCAGCCACAAAAGACCATCGAAGACGCGATGATTGAAGCGCGTTATCCCAATAGCCTGCCTTACTTCCAAGCCTGGGCCAGCGCTGACGGTGTTGCGCAAATCAACGGCCTGTCACTGGGTGATTTTGCCCACACAGTGCATTTGAACTACCCCTACTTTTTGCGATCCGGTACCTGGATTGATTTCGCCGAACGTGCGCTGGCACATTCGACGCGATTCGGACCCTATCAGCGGGAATTGTTAACGGAGCCTCCCGTAGAGCTTGAAGACCTTGCCGCGTTTTATCGGGATAACTATGGCTCAGACATAGAGCAGGGGCCGGGGCCGCAGAATCTGGATCAGGTTGCGTACTTCGGCGCACACACAAGGCTCGGCACGCTGGGGATTGAACGTTTGCTGTCCATTCGTGGGTTCGCCCCGGTGCGTTCGGCCAATGTGGTCTACCCCAAAGACTCTCCCCTGACACCTTCGACCCCTTTGACGGGTGCCGAAGAACCCGTCCCGTCGCCAGAAAGCGGGCGTTTCGGATCGGTCTACATCAACGCCAATGCCCACCCCGGCGTGATTATCAACGTTGCGGATGATAGCCCTGCGTCTCTGCATCGATTGTCTGTTGTTTACAACAATGTCGAGGGGCTTGCCGTCTTCGACCGGATAAACCGAATGGTGCGCCTGTGCAACTGGCTGGAACTGCCCAGTGATCAGGTGGACGCCGTGCTGGTTGCTGCGATCAGCGCGGAAGTGCGCGGCGGTGCGGATAAAGAAAAATGGTGGATATCGGACAACGTCATACATGCCCTCGGGCTGTTCCAGACTTTACGCGAACGCTACAACTGCACGGCGGCGGACTTTGCGGTATTAATCAATGAGCTGGCCATTTACGGGAGCGGCGAAGCGCTATCGCAATTCGATCAGGTGTTCAACAGTCAAGGCAGCTATCGCGAACCTTTGTTGCTGGACGACGGCGAGTTTCCAGTCACGCCCGCACCGGGCGAAGTCGATCTGACCATCAGCCAGCTGTGCAATGGTCTGGGGATCGACACACAGACTTACCAGTATCTGGCATTGCAAGTGGCCAAGGCTCACAGCGTCGGCAACAAGTTCAAGCGCTGCTTGCCGATCATTTCCAGTTTTTATCGACTGGTGCGATTGTCCCGATTGCTGAGCCTCACCCCCGTCGAAGGCGTGTTGATGCTGCTACTGGTGGGGGGGGAGGACTGGCTCAATGAGTTGGCGGGCACTCCAAAAATTGGCTCGGTCGACAGCGAGACCCCCGACGTTCTGAACATCATTGATGCTCTGCAATCGTGCGTGCAGTGGTGTGAGCACAATAACTTGCTTGCGTTATGGGTGTTGAAACACGCGTTGCCCCCGCAACCCGCCCGCGAAGCCTCCGAGCAGGATCAACAGCTGTTCGATCAAGTACGCAACCTGCTGCCAACGGCGCAATTCTCCAATGCATCGGTGTTGATGGCCGGCCTGCCGCCTGCCGGTGCGGCCAGCTGGCTGGATTTCCTGGTGAAAAGTGTTGCAGAACTGAAGCCTGTTATCGATACCGATGGGCTGGTGCTGGCGCCCATCGGGACACCGGAAGAGTACTTGATTGATGCGCAAAAAAGGGTTGAGTGGGCAGTCGATCAGGCCCTCGGTACCCTGGAACCCGGGGTGCGCATGAGTCTGGCCAGCACCCTGCTCAAAGTGCTACTGGATGCCAGGGATGCCCAGGTGTCACTGGTCAAGGAAACGCTGGCGGCCTATGCCGAGATTGCATCGGATCAGGCAATTGCGGTGCTGAACTGGGCCGACAAAACGGTTTACCAGTTTTTGCGCCAGGTAAAATCACGTATCGATTCGAGCACCGAGCCATCCAGGCGTAACCCGGATGCTGATGAGTTGCTGACGCTGTTGGCCGATGTACGGCGACGCGCTGAGGTGGTTTCAACGTTGGGGCTGAGTGCCACCCTGTTAGAGGATTATCTCGATTACGGTTATGACGCCTGGATGGGGCAGGCCAGAAAGGACCTTACCGTCAGCACCCTTTATCACCTGACCACGCTCAACCGGGCATTTGGCTTGAGTACGCAACCGGCGCAGAAGCTGCTCGACTACCTGCGCGAAGTCAACGCGCTGGAAGCAACCCTTGGCGAGCACGCGAAGCAGCTGTTGCATCAGGTTTCCACGATCAGACTGGCCGAGTTCTTCGACTGGAGCGTGCAGGAGGTGCGTGAATGCATCAATCGCATGGATCCGCAGCGGCCGATACTGAGAAACCTTAGCCAACTGGCTCTGTTTATCCGCGTCCGTGAGATGTCGACGAAAACGGGGATGGACGCACTGACGATTTTCCTGATGGGCCATTTGCCTGAAGTCGTGGACAAGCAAGCCTATGCCGAGGCAGCCGAATTGGCCTTGCTGAGCCAGTCCGAGGCGCGTACGCCGCTCGCTCAAGTGGCGGGGGATCTGCGGCAGCTTGTGACCATGACTTGCGTTGTGGAACCCACCGAGGTTGTCGCCCGCTCCACCCAAACAGCCACTTACACGGTCACGCTCAAAGATCCCAACGGAGACCCATTGAGCGGTATCCGGGTGCATTTTCGCGCCAGTCTGGGCGAAATCGAATCAGGCCACACCGATCCCAACGGAACCTTCAAGGCCATCTATAAACCCGGTGCCGCAATGGGCGTGGACACACCCTTTTTCTGGCTGGATCTGTTCGAGCCTGAGAACGCCCCGATCATCACCCTCATTTCCGACCATACCACCCTGGATTTCGTCGCGATGTTGAGCCCGCCGGTGCCTTCGGGGGTCGTGAAACGGGGCGATGAAGTCGAACTCTACGCAACGTTGATGGATGGTTTTGGAAACCTGGGAGTAGACGAGTTGGTGCGCTGGTTTGTCGAAAGTGGTGAGGACAGCGGAAACAAAGTGATCTTCCGGGGAGAACAGGGGAGTACCAATCTGGAAGGGCTCACGCGGGTGATGGTCTCCAGCGATACCGGCGGCAAATTCAAGTTGAGCGTGCTTTGCGAGCGTAGCGGCACGAAGGCGCACTTCGATGAGATTACGTTCGAGGGGGGTGGGCCACCAGCGTGAGATGTCCCCAGTCCAGCATTTATTCCCCATCCAGGAGCAAGGGTCATGGCACTGAAACACATTGGCGATCTGCAGGAAAAACGGCGTTCCGCTTTGCTTGATTACTGCATCGGCCATGCGAGCCGGGCGAAATACCCTTTTGTGGAAACCTTGGCAGATTTGTTCGAACTGCTGCGCATGGATCCGCTGGACACCTACGCTGTGAAAAGTTCTTGGGTGGCCGAAGCGACCAGTTGCGCGCAACAGTACATTCACGCGGTGTACCGCAAACTTGAACCCGGTTATCCCAATCACCAGTTTCCCGCCAGCGATCTGGAAGAGTGGGGACTGTGCAACAACATTTCTGACTGGGCTGCCTTGCAGTTGATCAGGATTTACCCGGAACAAGTCGTCAACCCGTTTGTCCGCCAACGCAAGAGCAGCCTGTTCAAAACCCTCGAAAACGACTTGAACCAGACCCGCTTGAATGCCGATTCGGTGCAGGCGGCCTTGCAGAACTATCTGCAAGGCTTCGAGCAGACCTGCGATCTGGATGTCATCAGTTGCTACATGCACGGCCACACGCCTGACCGCGCCGATTACTATTTTGTCGGTCGTCAGCGGGTGCCGCCGTTCCTGTACTTCTGGCGCAAGGCCGAGATTGAGCTCACGTCCACCTGCGTTGCTGTCAATCCGGCGGCCTGGGGCGAATGGCGGGAAGTGGGGATCCAGCCAGCGTATCGGGTGCTGGATATTCGCGCGGTATTCTGGAACGGTCGGTTGTGTCTGGTCTGGGCCGAGTGGAGTGACAAGGTCGAAGGTAAAACGGATGACGACTTCATCCCCGACAAACTGAGCGTCAACCTGGCCTTCATGACGCAGAACGGTCAATGGTCGGCGCCGCTGACTTTGTACAGTGCGCAAGCAGAGCCCGAGGATGCCGAGGATTTTCAGCTGATTGCCACGGTGTGGATCGATATGGGGTCTCCCAAAGGCAAGCTGGGGGTGTTGATTCCGGTGAAGGACAACGAATCAACTCCGGTAAAACCGGTGATACACAGGATTTACGATGTGCTGATGCGGCCCGACCTGACTGACGCAGGTGGCTGGCTGGATGTCGCGCAAGACCGGTTTAAAACGCCCGAGACGGTGCAGCATCCATTTAACCTTCAGGTGACGATGACCAGCGCGGTAAAGCCTGTCGGTTCCATGGCGGGTTATCTCGATCTCCGGGCCACGGCCCAGCGTGTCGACGAGAAAGATGTGCTGACCGTCAATGGTTTTTGCAGGCCTACGGGGCTGCCCGCCGGCGTTCCAGTAGAGTTCGAATTGACCTTGGTCGGCGGTGCCGCTACGGATCCTGGGCCTATTAAAGCGAAGTTTTCGCAAGCCGGAGACTGGGCCACTGCATCGCTGAAATTCGAACGTGACAAAGGTACTTGGCCCAGAGGCACAACCTTCACTCTCAACGCTACGGAAACCGGGTTTGGCGGCAAGGAATTCAAACTCGACATCGTCAATCTGGCGGACTTCACTCCGCCAAAACTGCTGAAAAACACCACCGATTCCGCGCAGTTTATTGCCTACGAATTGCCGGTTCCCTACCTGAAATACAGTCGCCTGAACTCACAGTTCGGCCCTGAACTGGTACTGCGTTCCAGTATCTCCGTCGACGCTGTGCTGGACTGGGATACACAGTTTCTCGTGGAGCCACCGCCAACCGGCAGTGAGTTCGACGAGCCCAACGGTGCTTTCGATGGTGCCAACGGGTTGCACTACTGGGAGTTGTTTTTCCATCTGCCGCATCTGGTGTACACGCGTCTGCGCGATGAAGAGCGTTTTGCCGATGCGCAGAAATGGCTGCACTACGCGTTTGATCCGCAAGCCATCGCCGATCCCGACAGCCCCGCCCCCAAAGTGTCGTACTGGCGCTGCCGGCCGTTGGCGAACGACGCCGGCAATCCCGGCTGTGAGGCACTGGCCCCCGCCGATCCGGATGCCATCGGCTATTCAGCGCCCAAGCACTTCAGGATTTTGATGTTCTGCGAGTACGTGAAAAATCTCATGGCTTGGGGCGACTGGTATTACCGTCAACTGACCCGCGACAGCCTGGTGGCGGCCAAATTGTGTTATGTGCAAGCCGAATTCCTGATGGGCAAGCCGCCTGTGGCCCGAGCGGTGAATCGCTGGCAAACCGCTACTGTGGCAAGTCTGTTGGGCGCAAGCAGTAGCCGTCCGGCGCTGGAGGCGTTTGAACAGTCGCTCGCCTTCAGTCTGGCGGATGTCCCGTCCGGTTCCGATATTGCGCCAAAGCTCGGTTTGTTGGCTGCCGGGCCGTTCAGGATTCCCATCGATCAAGCGTTGATGGATTTGTTTGACGCTCCGGGTCAACGTCTGCACAACTTGCGCAACAACCTCACCCTCGATGGCAAACCGCTGGATATCCCGCTTTTCAGCCCGCGGTCCGATCCCAACGAGTTGCTGCGCTTTCTGGCTTCGGATGGCGTGGGTGGGCCACGGCCGATGGGCGGGCGGTTGGTTGTCGGCGCGTTTCGCTGGCGCACCGTTCACGACATCGCCTCGCGTGCGGTGCAGGTGCTAGAGGGGTTCGGCAATCAGGTACGCGATATGCTCGAACGACGCGCGCGTGCCGAGCAGGAAGAACTGCAGCAAACACATCTGGTGGAATTGGGCGACTACTCCCGAACCGTGCAGGAGCAGTCCATCGCTCAACTGGAGGCCAGCGTCAGGGCGCTGGAGCAGAGCCGGGACGTGGCGCTACAGCGGCAGCAGGCCTACGCGCAGCGCTATAACGAGGACGTGTCGGCGGTTGAATATCAGGTCATGGCGAGCTTGAAACAGTCGAAAACCCATGCCTTGACCGCCAAAATCCTCAAACCCACCGGAGCGGTCATCGCGGCGTTGCCAAAAATCTTTGGCGTGGCCAATGGCGGGATGAAACCCGAAAATGCGATCGATGCCGTGTGCTTCAGCCTGGAAATCGCCGCATCGATGTTGCAAATCGACGCCGACGGTCAGGCCACTACCGAAAGTTACCGTCGCCGCCGCAACGAATGGGCGCTGCAACGTGATCAGGCCGAGTCCGAGGCCGCCGGCCTCAGTGTGCAGGTCGAGGCACAACGCCATGCGGTCACCGCGGCTCGCACGAACCTTGCACAAACCCTGCGGGCCAATGCTCAGGCGCTGGCGGTTTACAACTTCCTGAAAAAGCGCGCGAGCAATGCCGAGTTGTTTGGCTGGATGCTTGGCCAGTTCCAGGCTTTGTACTATCAGACCTATGACGCCGTGATCAGCCTGTGCCTCAGTGCCCAGGCGTCGCTGAATGCTGAAACCGGCGATTACGATGCGCAAATTCCCTTGCCCAATGTGTTTCTGGAACAACGTCATGGTTTGACAGCCGGCGAGCATTTGCGCGTGCATTTGCTGCGGATGGAGCGCGAATATCTGCAGCGCTACGAGCGTCGGCAGGAGTTGGTGAAAACCGTTTCCTTGCGCAAATTGTTCAACGACAAGGTTGACCCGCAGCCTGGTATCGCCAGCTGGGACGTTGCGCTCGCCCAGCTACAGACAACCGGCACACTGGAATTCCAGCTGACCCAGTTGCTCTTCGATCGTGATCATCCGGGACACTTCTGCCGGCAGATCAACTCAGTGGAAATCGACCTGCCGGTGCTGACCGGACCGTTCGAGGATGTGCGGGCGACCTTGCTGCAGATCTCAAGCAAGACGGCCACCCGGGCAACGACGCAGTCAGTGCAGTACTTGCATAAACCTGGGGACGTGGCGCCTGGCGACGTGTTGATCAATTTGCGCAGTGGCCAGCAAATCGTGTTGTCGGTCGGGATCGCCGACAACGGTCTGACGGCCATGAAACCCGATGAAGGCTTGCTCAATAGCTTCGAGAACACCGGCGCGGTGTCGAAGTGGATGCTGTTTTTCCCTTGGCATTTGAAGCAACCGCAAAAAGACATGCTGCTCTCCATGACCGACTGCATCGTGCGTATCCGCTACACGGCCAAGGTTGGCGAGCCGACCTTTGTCAGCAAAGTAATTGATCTGGTTGACGAATTTGAAAGTGCCGCGCGCAACAGTCAGGTCAAAGGAGTGGGCCAGTCATGAATGAGCCGATCGTTCAAGCGAAGCGGAATCTGCTGTTCAATGGTGATTTCAGCGAAGGGACACAGGGCTGGAAAAAAAGCGGTCTTTCGATCGGTGTATCGGAAGACTGGTTCGCCGAGGAGCGAATCATACTGCTGCACCTCTCTCATAACAGTGCTGTCAGCCAGGAGTTGGAAGTCCCCAGGAAAACCGCCAGCGATGCGCAATACCGGCTGAGTTTCCTGTGCGAGACGATCCACCAGCAGTCGGGATGGCTATACCTCTTCAAGGGTTCGGAAGAAATATTGAAGGTAGAGCTGAAACCCGCGGTTGGCCGCAACCATGAAGAGGATGTGGCCCGATTGGCGGCCGGGCAACCTTTGGAGTTTGTCCCGAATGAATATGAGCAAGCGCTGAATTCACCACTCGACGCCGGCGATAAGCTTCGTATAGAGATCAATAGTCCGCAAAACAACGATGGGGATTACCACTCGAAAGTGCGTATTACCCGCATCAACCTCCAGTTGCACCTGGCCCCGTTGAAACTGCAAACCATGAAACTGGATGATCAGGTTCTGGACGAGGGCAGCACGTTGTATTTTTGTCTGGGGGCAACCGACGACAACCCACACAGTTTGACGTGCGAACCTGAACCGGAGAATGCCTGGGAGAATACCGAGGCAGCACTGACCCTTACTGATAATCCACAGCAAGCGATCATCGTCAAACCGGGGCCGGAGGTTGAACAGTTGCTGACAGGGAAATGGTCGTTCTACTGTCCAGTGGTCGGTGATGGGGATCTATATTCGCTCAAGCTGAACCTGATCAACCGCTACAACTCAGAGCCTTATACGATCCCGGTATCGCTGGGACATCATCGCCTGGAGTTTCGCGAGAGACTCGAAGCCGCGTATCACCCGGTACTGGAACATCAGCAAAGCGTGCGTCTGGGCGTGCGGGTGGCGTCTTTCTATACGCATCAGCCCCTCGCGGGTCAGACGGTCAACTGGTCGACGGAAGAGCGGGTGATAGCAGCCTCTGTGTCCGATGAGTACGGTTGGGCTTACGTTGTTTTTGAGCCGGCGAAGGCGGGAGAAGTGGTCGTCGTGGCGTCGGTCGAGAGTCGTTACTACGCCAATGGGGTTTACACCGAACCGTTCACGGTGCACGTACTGCCCACTGATCCGTGGAAGGACTTGCGCGCCGTTGTCGAGGATACCGAGACAGCCTGGGATGCGAACGGTTATCCGAATCGTGGCGACATCTATGACTTGCAGGTGCGTCTGCCGCAAAACAGTCCATTGCTGGACACTGAGCTGTCCTTGCATTCGAGTGGCGACAGTCATCAACAACTGGGCGTCGATGTCAGTCCACCCCTTGCGAAGTGGGTGCCGGTCACACCGTCCGACACGCACTGGACGCTGCGCTGTGGTGATGAGCTCGACGGCCGTTTCCTGCTGTCGCTGATTTGCTCGAAACTGTTGCTGCCATCGCCGGGCAAACCGATGTCGCTGGCGCGCAATCGGGTCAGGGTCGGCGATGTGCGCGAAGCCAACAAATTTCCGGTGGTCGATGAGCAGGAAAGCGTGTTGTTGCGTGTGCAAGTCGTGCATGAGACGGCATTCGCTGACGGTGACCCGGTTCGTAACGCGTTGGTCGACTGGCACACGCCTGAAGGCATTATTACTGCCCGGACCGGGGCTGGTGGCTGGGCAAACGTGTTCTACCCCCCATCAGCAGCCCGTGATTTGAAGGTCACCGCCCACATCAAGGCGCACCCGGAAGCCGTGCCGATCACTCGGGAGTTCGAGGTCCGGGCGATCGCTACCAGCCCCTGGAAGAGCGAGGTCGAGATCCGGTTGGATGGTGAGGTCGTCGAACGCAATACGCTCGGTCTGGTTTGTCGAAAAGGGCGTTCGCACACCTTGAGCGTCACCCCTTTGCCGGGCAGTCCTTGGGTCGGCAAAGCCATCAGCCTGCACTGGCGTGGCGATGATCCCGATATCGGTTTACAGCCTTCCGATTTGGGGAAAGGCAAACCTTTGGCAGCGGCGGGGGTGCAATGGACGCTG contains these protein-coding regions:
- a CDS encoding neuraminidase-like domain-containing protein; amino-acid sequence: MALKHIGDLQEKRRSALLDYCIGHASRAKYPFVETLADLFELLRMDPLDTYAVKSSWVAEATSCAQQYIHAVYRKLEPGYPNHQFPASDLEEWGLCNNISDWAALQLIRIYPEQVVNPFVRQRKSSLFKTLENDLNQTRLNADSVQAALQNYLQGFEQTCDLDVISCYMHGHTPDRADYYFVGRQRVPPFLYFWRKAEIELTSTCVAVNPAAWGEWREVGIQPAYRVLDIRAVFWNGRLCLVWAEWSDKVEGKTDDDFIPDKLSVNLAFMTQNGQWSAPLTLYSAQAEPEDAEDFQLIATVWIDMGSPKGKLGVLIPVKDNESTPVKPVIHRIYDVLMRPDLTDAGGWLDVAQDRFKTPETVQHPFNLQVTMTSAVKPVGSMAGYLDLRATAQRVDEKDVLTVNGFCRPTGLPAGVPVEFELTLVGGAATDPGPIKAKFSQAGDWATASLKFERDKGTWPRGTTFTLNATETGFGGKEFKLDIVNLADFTPPKLLKNTTDSAQFIAYELPVPYLKYSRLNSQFGPELVLRSSISVDAVLDWDTQFLVEPPPTGSEFDEPNGAFDGANGLHYWELFFHLPHLVYTRLRDEERFADAQKWLHYAFDPQAIADPDSPAPKVSYWRCRPLANDAGNPGCEALAPADPDAIGYSAPKHFRILMFCEYVKNLMAWGDWYYRQLTRDSLVAAKLCYVQAEFLMGKPPVARAVNRWQTATVASLLGASSSRPALEAFEQSLAFSLADVPSGSDIAPKLGLLAAGPFRIPIDQALMDLFDAPGQRLHNLRNNLTLDGKPLDIPLFSPRSDPNELLRFLASDGVGGPRPMGGRLVVGAFRWRTVHDIASRAVQVLEGFGNQVRDMLERRARAEQEELQQTHLVELGDYSRTVQEQSIAQLEASVRALEQSRDVALQRQQAYAQRYNEDVSAVEYQVMASLKQSKTHALTAKILKPTGAVIAALPKIFGVANGGMKPENAIDAVCFSLEIAASMLQIDADGQATTESYRRRRNEWALQRDQAESEAAGLSVQVEAQRHAVTAARTNLAQTLRANAQALAVYNFLKKRASNAELFGWMLGQFQALYYQTYDAVISLCLSAQASLNAETGDYDAQIPLPNVFLEQRHGLTAGEHLRVHLLRMEREYLQRYERRQELVKTVSLRKLFNDKVDPQPGIASWDVALAQLQTTGTLEFQLTQLLFDRDHPGHFCRQINSVEIDLPVLTGPFEDVRATLLQISSKTATRATTQSVQYLHKPGDVAPGDVLINLRSGQQIVLSVGIADNGLTAMKPDEGLLNSFENTGAVSKWMLFFPWHLKQPQKDMLLSMTDCIVRIRYTAKVGEPTFVSKVIDLVDEFESAARNSQVKGVGQS
- a CDS encoding Tc toxin subunit A — its product is MADPRRPGLQLYDQLFTEEPNAQDASVQPLKTYLENGGSIFPLVERGVEYLINEYQMNRTDAQRFLRRANSMATYLSRQFIEQQLSGGNGDGVAKPASGLLSLVTGPRYELLFHTEFEKLALPDSLESFLSPVAYLIFLLLWIRDRIESVKLDPPGYPLNERRADLMDLSVDFSAVFRSVSSVDIIISVLECFITEHPIENQPQKTIEDAMIEARYPNSLPYFQAWASADGVAQINGLSLGDFAHTVHLNYPYFLRSGTWIDFAERALAHSTRFGPYQRELLTEPPVELEDLAAFYRDNYGSDIEQGPGPQNLDQVAYFGAHTRLGTLGIERLLSIRGFAPVRSANVVYPKDSPLTPSTPLTGAEEPVPSPESGRFGSVYINANAHPGVIINVADDSPASLHRLSVVYNNVEGLAVFDRINRMVRLCNWLELPSDQVDAVLVAAISAEVRGGADKEKWWISDNVIHALGLFQTLRERYNCTAADFAVLINELAIYGSGEALSQFDQVFNSQGSYREPLLLDDGEFPVTPAPGEVDLTISQLCNGLGIDTQTYQYLALQVAKAHSVGNKFKRCLPIISSFYRLVRLSRLLSLTPVEGVLMLLLVGGEDWLNELAGTPKIGSVDSETPDVLNIIDALQSCVQWCEHNNLLALWVLKHALPPQPAREASEQDQQLFDQVRNLLPTAQFSNASVLMAGLPPAGAASWLDFLVKSVAELKPVIDTDGLVLAPIGTPEEYLIDAQKRVEWAVDQALGTLEPGVRMSLASTLLKVLLDARDAQVSLVKETLAAYAEIASDQAIAVLNWADKTVYQFLRQVKSRIDSSTEPSRRNPDADELLTLLADVRRRAEVVSTLGLSATLLEDYLDYGYDAWMGQARKDLTVSTLYHLTTLNRAFGLSTQPAQKLLDYLREVNALEATLGEHAKQLLHQVSTIRLAEFFDWSVQEVRECINRMDPQRPILRNLSQLALFIRVREMSTKTGMDALTIFLMGHLPEVVDKQAYAEAAELALLSQSEARTPLAQVAGDLRQLVTMTCVVEPTEVVARSTQTATYTVTLKDPNGDPLSGIRVHFRASLGEIESGHTDPNGTFKAIYKPGAAMGVDTPFFWLDLFEPENAPIITLISDHTTLDFVAMLSPPVPSGVVKRGDEVELYATLMDGFGNLGVDELVRWFVESGEDSGNKVIFRGEQGSTNLEGLTRVMVSSDTGGKFKLSVLCERSGTKAHFDEITFEGGGPPA